From the genome of Segatella hominis, one region includes:
- a CDS encoding transposase — MNTGLDQYMDIFKDAVEDSAAKITKSFEKILIEVIILFMVIPRKINFTQMGRYGLHVEQTYRNAFGLKKSKCIDWLKLNVSLAKRFLGKQGRWAIAIDPSYISKAGKKTPHIGRFWSGCAQSVKHGLEIMGIGLIDIDAKDCMMLKAHQSLSNKELSLRNKTMVDFYISVIKRYRKELLKLSTLIVADAYFSTSTFVNGIKKEGFSLISRFRDNACLFYVYAGPRTGKRGRPKTKDGKIDMKNLDLTRMEKMEMKDIEGTAYTLIAYSKALRCKVRLVIWQMPNGKKKLFFSTDTSLSGEEVLLYYRTRFQIEFCFRDAKGYTGLMDCQARDKWKLDFAFNASFTSLNVAKVTMKEMGMEYSMSSFKSLMTNIYLVKRIFKASGYTPNRTLISKIFKDLSCLQRIAA, encoded by the coding sequence ATGAATACAGGACTTGACCAATATATGGATATCTTTAAAGATGCAGTTGAAGATTCAGCTGCAAAGATAACAAAAAGTTTCGAGAAAATACTCATCGAGGTGATAATTTTGTTCATGGTAATACCAAGAAAGATAAATTTCACCCAAATGGGGAGGTATGGCTTGCATGTTGAGCAAACCTATCGCAACGCATTCGGCTTGAAAAAGTCGAAGTGCATTGATTGGCTCAAACTTAATGTCTCACTTGCCAAGCGCTTCTTGGGTAAACAGGGAAGATGGGCTATTGCCATTGATCCCAGCTACATCAGTAAAGCTGGCAAGAAAACACCACATATCGGTCGTTTTTGGTCAGGATGTGCTCAGTCTGTTAAACATGGTCTCGAAATCATGGGTATTGGCCTCATTGATATTGATGCCAAAGACTGCATGATGTTAAAAGCACACCAGTCGCTAAGTAATAAAGAACTGAGTCTTAGAAACAAGACTATGGTAGATTTCTATATCAGCGTCATTAAGCGTTACCGCAAGGAACTTCTTAAACTCTCAACCCTCATAGTTGCAGATGCTTACTTCTCTACAAGTACATTTGTTAATGGGATAAAGAAAGAAGGGTTCTCTTTGATAAGCCGCTTTCGTGACAATGCTTGTCTCTTTTATGTCTATGCTGGTCCACGTACTGGAAAACGTGGTCGCCCCAAGACCAAGGATGGCAAGATTGATATGAAGAATCTTGACCTCACTCGAATGGAGAAGATGGAGATGAAAGATATAGAAGGAACAGCTTATACTTTGATAGCCTATTCCAAGGCACTCAGGTGTAAAGTTAGACTTGTCATCTGGCAGATGCCGAATGGCAAGAAGAAACTATTCTTCTCTACAGACACCTCACTTTCGGGTGAAGAAGTACTTCTTTATTATAGAACCAGGTTCCAGATCGAATTTTGCTTTCGTGACGCCAAAGGCTATACTGGTCTTATGGACTGCCAGGCTCGCGATAAGTGGAAACTCGATTTTGCTTTCAATGCTTCGTTCACATCACTAAATGTTGCCAAGGTAACTATGAAGGAGATGGGAATGGAATATTCTATGTCTTCATTCAAGTCACTGATGACCAACATTTATCTGGTGAAACGAATTTTTAAAGCAAGCGGGTACACCCCGAACCGAACTTTAATTAGCAAGATTTTCAAAGATCTCTCGTGCTTACAGCGTATAGCTGCTTAG
- a CDS encoding ATP-binding protein — MVETNDRKLPVGIQSFEEIRKGEYLYVDKTDIIWQLANRGKKYNYLSRPRRFGKSVLVDTLEAYFMGKKELFGGLKIMELETEWVKRPVIRLDMSQAGAEPKSVRSYLDDAFHTFETEYGIVVRPDSSLAVRFKNIIETACNKTGQQVAILIDEYDSPLQHSWKTPEHEACTSVYREVFAVLKAQDKYEKFVFITGVTKFTQISLFSVLNNLSNISFNPEYAALCGITKEEALRDFKPEISKLAAKKEWTFEETVTQLTTYYDGYHFSHENMVDVFNPFSLINALSDSDLKNYWASSGATSLLPKFVDNIEIRMKDFENCPIDNDTLETSDVTGGGAELFLYQSGYLTIKGYMEGIYLLGIPNNEVRKALYKIVLPALTLKTNAQVISTQNMLLYSLKLGNLPEVMKCLKALIADVPYSNKKLASMDMEERYRLILSSIFNAIGCRVEVEKMIATGRIDMVVETTGFVYVLELKLSNNGGVDAATEQIKAKLYTEPFKADKRKVIALAIELDDLGKGLIDWRRVAE; from the coding sequence ATGGTAGAGACAAACGATAGAAAATTGCCTGTAGGCATCCAGTCTTTTGAAGAAATTAGAAAAGGCGAATACCTTTATGTTGATAAGACTGATATCATCTGGCAACTTGCCAATAGAGGGAAAAAGTATAATTACCTGAGTCGCCCGCGCCGCTTTGGTAAGTCTGTGCTTGTCGATACACTTGAAGCCTATTTCATGGGAAAGAAGGAACTCTTTGGGGGCTTGAAAATCATGGAGTTGGAGACAGAATGGGTGAAGCGACCTGTTATCAGACTCGACATGAGTCAGGCTGGTGCAGAGCCAAAAAGTGTAAGAAGCTATTTGGATGATGCTTTCCATACTTTTGAAACGGAGTATGGAATAGTTGTACGTCCAGATAGTTCACTTGCTGTAAGATTTAAGAACATCATAGAAACTGCTTGTAATAAAACAGGCCAGCAAGTAGCAATTCTTATCGATGAATACGATTCTCCATTGCAGCATTCTTGGAAGACTCCTGAGCACGAGGCGTGCACAAGTGTCTATAGAGAAGTGTTTGCCGTCTTGAAAGCACAGGACAAATACGAGAAGTTTGTCTTCATTACGGGTGTCACTAAGTTTACACAGATTTCCCTTTTCTCTGTGCTCAACAACTTGAGTAACATCAGCTTTAATCCTGAATATGCAGCTCTCTGCGGTATTACCAAAGAAGAAGCTCTCCGTGATTTTAAGCCTGAAATTAGTAAATTGGCAGCTAAAAAAGAATGGACTTTTGAAGAAACCGTAACACAGTTGACAACTTACTATGACGGTTATCATTTCAGTCATGAAAACATGGTAGATGTATTCAATCCATTCAGTCTCATCAATGCCCTCTCTGATTCTGATTTAAAGAACTATTGGGCTTCTTCCGGGGCGACCTCGCTGCTACCTAAGTTTGTGGACAATATAGAAATTAGAATGAAAGATTTTGAGAATTGTCCTATAGACAATGATACATTAGAGACTTCTGATGTGACAGGTGGTGGAGCAGAACTGTTCCTCTATCAGTCTGGTTATCTCACAATAAAAGGATATATGGAAGGGATTTATTTGTTAGGCATCCCAAACAATGAAGTTCGCAAGGCTCTCTATAAGATAGTATTACCTGCCTTGACATTGAAAACGAATGCCCAAGTAATATCTACTCAAAATATGTTGTTGTACTCCCTGAAGCTTGGCAATCTTCCTGAAGTCATGAAATGTCTGAAAGCTCTCATAGCCGATGTTCCTTACAGCAATAAGAAACTGGCGAGCATGGATATGGAAGAGCGATACCGCCTAATTCTGAGTAGCATATTTAATGCTATCGGATGCAGGGTGGAAGTAGAAAAAATGATTGCTACAGGCAGAATCGATATGGTGGTAGAAACTACTGGTTTTGTGTATGTTCTGGAACTGAAATTAAGCAATAATGGCGGTGTAGATGCTGCAACAGAACAGATAAAAGCCAAGCTATATACAGAACCTTTCAAGGCAGACAAGCGCAAAGTGATTGCACTTGCCATAGAACTGGATGATTTGGGAAAAGGATTGATTGATTGGAGAAGGGTGGCTGAGTGA
- the greA gene encoding transcription elongation factor GreA, producing the protein MEYMSQEGYDELVAELQHMVNVELPAVRDAIAEARDKGDLSENFEYHAAKREQGKLLSRISFKQKVLENARVIDKSRLKSDTVGLLSKVRITNLSTKCSMTYSIVNPHEADLHNGKISIKSPIGKALLGKKAGEEVVVKVPAGLLKFRVESVEL; encoded by the coding sequence ATGGAATATATGTCTCAAGAAGGCTATGACGAACTCGTAGCCGAGCTTCAGCACATGGTGAATGTGGAGTTGCCAGCCGTGCGTGATGCTATCGCTGAGGCTCGTGACAAGGGTGACCTCAGTGAAAACTTTGAATATCATGCTGCCAAGCGTGAACAGGGTAAACTGTTGAGTCGGATCAGCTTCAAGCAGAAGGTCTTGGAGAATGCCCGTGTCATTGACAAGTCCCGTCTTAAGAGCGATACTGTAGGACTGTTGAGCAAGGTAAGAATTACCAATCTTTCCACCAAGTGCAGTATGACCTATAGCATTGTCAATCCTCATGAGGCGGACCTTCATAATGGCAAAATCTCTATCAAGTCTCCTATCGGCAAGGCTCTCTTGGGTAAGAAGGCAGGCGAAGAAGTAGTGGTAAAGGTACCTGCTGGCTTGCTCAAATTCCGCGTGGAAAGTGTGGAATTATAA
- the ltrA gene encoding group II intron reverse transcriptase/maturase, producing MKERMQKTLAEVKGCPQKDRTESEGYVGAQTFMWICEDNIVEVPFDKEHLLERIISPDNLLKAYKAVQRNKGCSGIDKMSCEQMLPWLLANKDVLIRSLLDGSYRPNPVKRVEIPKDNGKMRLLGIPTVIDRLVQQAINQTLTPIYERQFSPRSYGFRPRRGCHDALRSAQKMVDEGYIYVVDLDLERFFDTVSHSKLIEILSRTIKDGRVISLIHKYLRSGVMNKGMFETSEEGTPQGGPLSPLLSNIMLNELDKELTRRGLPFVRYADDSMIFCKSKRAAKRVKESITRFIEGKLHLKVNRDKTFVSYVQGVKYLGYSFYVMKGKCQLTVHPKAKAKMKAKLKELTSRSNGWGYAKRKQKLEEYIKGWVGYYHLANMKRFLIDMDEWLRRRLRMCIWKSWKRVKTRVANLVKCGIDKYQAYMWGNSRLGYWRIAGSYILCHAITNEKLSMAGYATLMGSYIEWHPKIGTAVCGTARTVV from the coding sequence ATGAAGGAAAGAATGCAGAAAACATTGGCAGAAGTCAAGGGCTGCCCACAGAAAGATAGGACGGAATCCGAAGGATATGTGGGAGCGCAGACCTTCATGTGGATATGTGAAGACAACATCGTGGAAGTACCATTCGATAAGGAACACCTATTGGAGCGCATCATCAGTCCCGATAACTTGCTCAAAGCCTACAAGGCAGTGCAGCGTAACAAGGGCTGTAGCGGTATCGACAAGATGTCATGTGAGCAAATGCTCCCTTGGCTCTTGGCTAATAAGGATGTCCTAATCCGTTCCTTGCTTGACGGTTCATACCGTCCGAACCCAGTTAAAAGGGTAGAGATACCCAAAGACAATGGCAAGATGCGCCTGTTGGGCATCCCCACGGTCATAGACCGTCTGGTTCAACAAGCCATCAATCAGACCCTAACCCCCATCTATGAGCGCCAATTCTCTCCAAGAAGCTACGGCTTTCGTCCGAGAAGAGGTTGCCATGATGCCCTGAGAAGTGCGCAGAAAATGGTCGATGAAGGCTACATCTATGTGGTTGACCTCGACTTGGAGCGTTTCTTCGACACGGTGAGCCACAGCAAACTCATAGAAATCCTCAGCCGCACGATAAAGGATGGCAGGGTAATAAGCCTTATCCACAAATATCTCCGCAGTGGTGTGATGAACAAAGGAATGTTCGAGACAAGTGAGGAAGGCACTCCACAAGGAGGACCGTTAAGTCCGCTTTTGAGTAATATCATGCTCAACGAGTTGGACAAGGAACTCACACGTCGAGGTCTCCCTTTTGTTCGCTACGCCGATGACTCGATGATATTTTGTAAGTCCAAGCGTGCAGCCAAGCGCGTGAAGGAATCCATAACCCGATTCATCGAAGGAAAACTTCATCTAAAGGTGAACAGGGATAAGACATTTGTGTCCTATGTGCAAGGTGTGAAATACCTTGGCTACTCCTTTTATGTAATGAAAGGCAAATGCCAACTCACTGTGCATCCAAAAGCCAAAGCCAAGATGAAAGCCAAACTCAAGGAGTTGACTTCCCGAAGCAATGGTTGGGGATATGCCAAGAGGAAGCAAAAACTTGAAGAGTACATAAAGGGTTGGGTAGGTTACTATCACCTTGCCAACATGAAACGTTTTCTCATAGACATGGATGAGTGGCTAAGGCGACGGCTACGTATGTGTATATGGAAGTCGTGGAAGAGGGTGAAAACGAGAGTTGCCAACTTGGTAAAGTGCGGTATAGACAAATACCAAGCTTACATGTGGGGCAATAGTCGTTTGGGTTATTGGCGCATAGCTGGCAGTTATATACTATGTCATGCGATAACCAACGAAAAGTTGAGCATGGCAGGCTATGCTACACTGATGGGTTCATACATCGAATGGCACCCAAAAATAGGAACCGCCGTATGCGGAACCGCACGTACGGTGGTGTGA
- a CDS encoding glycoside hydrolase family 88 protein gives MRHLTRMSRNLSRWGGGFTYLYLSLMLLCFCAIGVKAADTNGSVKFNSGVRYSQWAINSRLHDFYGNQKKFGFDYYDNNGNKTTPVTWYKLDGTTEVGRSFDYVAGLVGKASLEAADFYENFDWSKPWFYAAQGYATGTPYATSSITLDNMNAAKMYFPILAGKLKSQEATTVANTAINAVIEHMKTYNTTYIIGSGKSALDNTNANDVQKTMFGGWFHKSTDYTDQMWCDGQYMGPALLAQIIKHTGKTNNISDNDWDIIAKQFSITWAQLYDKTTGLLYHGFTANPGDNASSSWAGIDKEKGIYHSASFWGRANAWYFLALVDILEVMPTDNTYYNTFKGYLTDLAAGIKKYQDETTGCWYQVMDKVPASLTGNYLEASCSSIFTAGYLKAIRLGLLDKATYEPIAKKAYEGLVNQFMVYDNKDNSTIQLVHSCTSAGLGGKDGRAGDDNYYLKGKDASVVTSSEPTSQYYYTEGKVLGGFIMAATEYERAYQNQDSKQILFAKDLAPSYDFTTTAGTLDATAYGDGTVSYQWYKDNAKIANATSATYTPRESGNYYCEATANGNTTIKTSETTVTAKSNSNTDNGSTDNNGGSDNGSASDGTVTFSADQLKNYSSPMTDASKIVTIATLAGSVKKESGGDIKVANSAAFTISVAEGKYIKSITYTIMNSGKGELTFDPTDAKRVTSSDKLTYTYNYSDNKLSTVTATNSANKGGIQVTSIKVVYGTISSVKKYTVSATAGTGGSVTIANAGTTVNSGSEVEENTSLTFTATPNEEYEFVNWTDASNKIVSANATYTTTVTAAISLTANFKAKTPTGDDVIYNWNTIGSQKENIAVTDGTKNINGTLVPCINFGSNYDVRRYTYMSIKDKYNGGFKVGDIITITGLYTGPKTTGIGMEIHTTRDGKAVFSTPYYDKELKTYTYTLTEDCDSLFFGRYGGATPNVTVLKVVRPAASAKQRLSANFDTNNIKVVTGTTSITLPNLTVKAGSTELTATSDYSVSYESDANEIATLNGTQVNFVSGKTGLVTITAKVTPKDATKYEGTEAYYQILIQDPTPLNISVTDIDMNTTDAEIKEPVVKVYGENDQLLKLGTDYTLSYSASNGGPVSFPDGKLTVAGSKYNWTVGVSSITVTATPTESMGKGYTAGSVDFTYTVTKGLITPKFLDVFSGANIKLAVKTGGKDNFNTFTVPLIYDGEDVSSYFDYTYEITSTSTANTQNVNGNMLTYYPKNAGTYTVKVSATVKKNEKDPTLDYTDVYAAPSSITFILDVKANYIRPVVKLNPVSVNMYTGTREDAPDVTITDYNTGKVIDESNYHVSWTTFTPGICKVDANGNIEAVSEGDGKIRVVVKGDKMESTTAFLKVLVDDPAMYRVRGTGDYGNQKRMWNQDKTLSVVLGGWLFPNPVATNGPESSPQQGPSAEGLSAASHWGTDKNLSSLPKWKLTGFDYYVVGDKNKNARQENGSNALPETTNIYSADFKSYTGTIKDNMFNVPCSGSFLEFNPATNGKVTVHIFQNGAFDSGVYRPQRRVFVMDEAGNFVESEAHIETTSGKPTGGIQPISSYKWDLNPKGKDTAPTIEEVRSHFNGIPNTFDMTANAFKNDVYESLLSNDLVPNAAAGKGNGSLGWSVLADSPVTYIFKVKAGKTYYLYNFGSKIGFYGFSFDEGETKPTVDPVNYNADDANANNVVEKTAEGHVAQVKIERKMVANRWTTCVLPFSLNRQQVDAIFGPAYSATAKEGTQILYFDHIEGNKAYFVRHAYNTIVAGKPFLIKPTKNIESINTADVTDYKYVTIENIEPNDWCKSNGYVWTSSYNTMNIAKNDYFIGASDGKFKAYSANSGTVKGFRGFLKANLPAGAKPVMLSISTSSITDGNDGETTGIEDLIITTDGELMPANSRVYNINGQLVSEDASSFQSLPSGIYIINGKKYIK, from the coding sequence ATGAGACACCTAACTCGTATGTCCCGTAACCTCTCGAGATGGGGGGGCGGTTTCACTTATTTGTATCTTTCCCTAATGCTCCTGTGCTTCTGTGCCATAGGAGTCAAGGCTGCAGATACTAATGGGAGTGTAAAATTCAATTCTGGCGTCCGCTATTCGCAGTGGGCGATTAATTCACGACTTCACGATTTCTATGGAAATCAAAAGAAGTTCGGTTTTGATTATTACGACAATAATGGTAATAAAACGACACCCGTTACTTGGTACAAACTTGATGGAACGACTGAAGTTGGTCGATCTTTCGACTATGTAGCTGGTCTTGTAGGTAAAGCTTCTCTTGAAGCAGCCGATTTCTATGAGAATTTCGACTGGTCAAAGCCTTGGTTCTATGCTGCACAAGGTTATGCTACTGGCACACCTTATGCTACTTCGAGTATAACTCTTGACAACATGAATGCAGCCAAGATGTATTTTCCTATTCTTGCAGGAAAATTAAAATCTCAAGAGGCTACAACTGTTGCTAATACTGCGATAAATGCTGTCATCGAACACATGAAAACCTATAATACAACATACATTATAGGTAGTGGAAAAAGCGCATTGGACAACACTAATGCTAACGATGTTCAGAAAACGATGTTTGGCGGATGGTTCCACAAATCTACAGACTATACAGATCAGATGTGGTGTGATGGTCAGTATATGGGACCTGCCTTGCTTGCTCAGATTATCAAGCATACAGGCAAGACAAATAATATTTCTGACAATGACTGGGATATTATTGCTAAGCAATTTTCTATCACATGGGCGCAACTCTACGACAAAACTACAGGTTTGCTTTATCATGGTTTTACTGCTAATCCTGGTGATAATGCTTCTTCTTCATGGGCTGGCATCGACAAGGAAAAGGGAATCTATCACTCTGCATCCTTCTGGGGTCGTGCCAACGCTTGGTATTTCCTCGCATTGGTTGACATACTCGAAGTAATGCCAACAGATAATACTTATTATAACACTTTCAAAGGTTATTTGACAGACCTTGCTGCAGGAATAAAGAAATATCAAGATGAAACTACAGGTTGCTGGTATCAGGTGATGGATAAGGTTCCAGCTTCACTTACTGGTAATTACCTTGAGGCATCTTGTTCTTCTATCTTTACTGCCGGTTATCTCAAAGCTATCCGTCTCGGACTTCTCGACAAAGCAACTTACGAGCCTATCGCAAAGAAAGCATACGAAGGATTGGTAAATCAATTTATGGTTTATGACAATAAAGACAACAGTACGATTCAGTTGGTTCATAGCTGTACTTCTGCAGGTCTTGGAGGAAAAGATGGTCGTGCTGGAGATGATAATTATTACCTGAAAGGTAAAGATGCAAGTGTTGTAACATCTTCTGAACCAACATCTCAATATTATTATACCGAGGGCAAGGTTCTCGGTGGCTTCATCATGGCTGCTACTGAGTACGAGCGTGCTTACCAAAACCAGGACAGCAAGCAGATTCTGTTTGCCAAGGACTTAGCTCCAAGTTATGACTTCACTACTACTGCAGGAACCCTCGATGCAACTGCTTATGGTGATGGTACCGTTTCTTATCAGTGGTATAAGGATAATGCAAAAATTGCAAATGCCACATCTGCTACTTATACTCCAAGAGAAAGTGGAAATTATTACTGCGAAGCTACTGCTAATGGTAACACTACTATTAAGACAAGCGAAACAACTGTAACTGCCAAAAGTAACTCAAATACTGATAATGGTAGCACAGATAATAATGGTGGTAGTGATAATGGATCTGCGAGTGATGGAACTGTAACTTTTTCAGCTGATCAACTGAAAAACTATTCCTCACCAATGACAGATGCATCAAAAATAGTTACAATTGCTACCTTAGCAGGTTCTGTTAAAAAAGAATCTGGTGGCGATATCAAAGTTGCAAATAGCGCAGCATTTACAATTTCAGTTGCAGAAGGAAAGTACATCAAAAGTATTACCTATACAATAATGAATAGTGGTAAAGGCGAACTGACTTTTGATCCAACAGATGCCAAAAGAGTCACAAGTTCTGATAAACTTACCTATACATACAACTATTCAGACAATAAACTCAGTACTGTAACAGCAACAAATAGTGCCAATAAGGGCGGAATTCAGGTTACATCTATTAAAGTTGTTTATGGAACTATTTCTTCTGTTAAGAAATACACAGTTTCTGCTACAGCAGGAACAGGTGGTTCTGTAACCATTGCAAATGCAGGTACAACTGTCAACTCAGGTTCAGAAGTAGAGGAAAACACCTCTCTTACATTTACTGCAACACCAAACGAGGAATATGAGTTCGTAAACTGGACAGATGCAAGCAACAAGATCGTTAGCGCAAATGCAACTTACACAACAACTGTAACTGCTGCGATTTCACTTACAGCCAACTTCAAGGCTAAAACTCCAACTGGAGATGATGTTATCTACAACTGGAATACCATCGGTAGCCAGAAAGAGAATATCGCTGTTACAGATGGAACAAAAAATATAAATGGAACTCTTGTACCATGTATAAACTTCGGTAGTAACTATGATGTCAGAAGATATACCTATATGTCTATCAAGGACAAGTATAATGGTGGTTTTAAGGTAGGCGATATTATCACTATCACTGGCCTTTATACTGGTCCTAAAACAACAGGTATTGGTATGGAAATCCATACAACAAGAGATGGCAAGGCAGTCTTTAGCACACCTTATTATGATAAGGAACTTAAGACTTATACCTATACACTTACTGAAGACTGTGACTCACTCTTCTTCGGTCGCTATGGTGGAGCTACTCCTAATGTAACCGTACTGAAGGTGGTTCGTCCTGCAGCTTCGGCAAAGCAGCGTCTTTCTGCCAACTTCGATACCAATAATATCAAGGTGGTAACAGGTACTACGTCCATTACACTTCCTAACCTCACCGTTAAGGCAGGTTCTACAGAACTTACTGCAACAAGCGATTACTCTGTAAGCTATGAGTCTGATGCAAACGAGATAGCAACCTTGAATGGTACTCAGGTGAACTTCGTATCAGGAAAGACCGGACTGGTTACTATTACGGCAAAGGTAACTCCTAAGGATGCAACAAAATACGAGGGAACGGAAGCTTACTATCAGATTCTCATCCAAGATCCAACTCCTCTGAATATTTCAGTAACTGATATTGATATGAATACCACAGATGCTGAAATCAAAGAGCCAGTTGTGAAAGTTTATGGCGAAAATGATCAGCTGTTGAAGTTGGGTACTGATTATACTTTGTCATATTCGGCTTCTAATGGTGGTCCTGTATCATTCCCTGACGGAAAACTGACTGTAGCTGGTAGTAAATACAACTGGACAGTAGGTGTTTCTTCTATCACTGTGACTGCCACACCAACAGAAAGTATGGGCAAAGGCTATACGGCAGGAAGCGTTGACTTTACCTATACTGTCACCAAGGGCTTGATTACACCAAAGTTCCTGGATGTTTTTAGTGGTGCAAATATCAAGTTGGCTGTAAAGACAGGTGGCAAGGACAATTTCAATACCTTCACTGTGCCTCTGATTTATGATGGAGAAGATGTTAGTAGCTATTTCGACTATACTTACGAAATAACATCTACTTCAACTGCAAACACGCAGAATGTGAATGGTAATATGCTGACTTACTATCCTAAGAATGCTGGTACTTACACAGTCAAAGTGAGTGCAACCGTTAAAAAGAACGAAAAAGATCCTACGTTGGACTATACTGATGTGTATGCAGCTCCTTCCAGCATCACGTTCATTCTTGATGTAAAAGCAAATTATATCCGTCCTGTAGTGAAACTCAATCCTGTCAGTGTCAACATGTACACAGGAACAAGAGAAGATGCTCCAGATGTTACGATCACAGATTATAATACAGGCAAGGTCATCGACGAGAGTAACTATCACGTTTCTTGGACAACCTTTACTCCGGGTATCTGTAAGGTAGATGCCAATGGCAACATTGAGGCCGTCAGTGAAGGTGATGGTAAGATTCGAGTTGTTGTAAAGGGTGACAAAATGGAGAGCACTACTGCTTTCTTGAAAGTCTTGGTTGATGATCCTGCTATGTATCGTGTAAGGGGAACTGGTGATTATGGTAACCAGAAAAGAATGTGGAACCAGGATAAGACCTTGTCTGTAGTTCTTGGTGGATGGTTGTTCCCTAATCCTGTTGCGACTAATGGCCCTGAAAGTTCTCCACAACAAGGTCCATCAGCAGAAGGACTGTCTGCAGCTTCTCATTGGGGAACAGATAAAAATTTGTCATCTTTGCCAAAATGGAAACTTACAGGCTTCGATTACTATGTAGTTGGTGATAAAAACAAGAATGCACGTCAGGAGAATGGTTCTAATGCTCTCCCTGAGACAACGAATATCTATAGTGCAGACTTCAAGTCATATACAGGAACCATCAAGGATAATATGTTTAATGTACCATGTTCAGGTTCATTCCTTGAGTTCAACCCTGCTACAAACGGAAAGGTAACTGTACACATCTTCCAGAATGGTGCATTTGATAGTGGAGTTTATCGTCCTCAGCGTCGTGTGTTCGTCATGGATGAGGCCGGCAATTTCGTAGAATCCGAGGCTCATATCGAAACTACAAGTGGTAAGCCAACTGGTGGCATTCAGCCTATTTCAAGCTACAAGTGGGATTTGAATCCAAAGGGTAAAGATACTGCTCCTACTATTGAGGAGGTAAGAAGTCACTTCAATGGCATACCTAACACATTTGATATGACGGCTAATGCATTCAAAAATGATGTTTATGAGAGTCTCCTCAGTAATGATCTTGTTCCAAATGCAGCTGCAGGTAAGGGAAATGGTTCTCTGGGCTGGTCTGTTCTCGCAGACTCCCCTGTTACCTATATTTTTAAGGTAAAGGCAGGTAAGACCTACTATCTCTACAACTTCGGTTCGAAGATTGGCTTCTATGGCTTCTCATTCGATGAGGGTGAAACAAAGCCAACTGTTGATCCGGTAAATTACAATGCTGACGATGCGAATGCAAACAATGTTGTTGAGAAAACTGCAGAGGGTCATGTGGCACAGGTGAAGATTGAACGTAAAATGGTAGCTAATCGTTGGACGACTTGCGTTCTTCCTTTCAGTCTCAACAGACAGCAGGTGGACGCTATCTTTGGTCCTGCTTATAGTGCAACAGCGAAGGAAGGTACTCAGATTCTCTACTTCGACCATATTGAGGGCAACAAGGCATACTTCGTACGTCACGCTTACAATACAATCGTTGCTGGTAAGCCATTCCTTATCAAGCCAACTAAGAATATTGAGAGCATCAATACCGCAGATGTTACTGACTATAAATACGTTACCATTGAAAATATTGAACCAAATGACTGGTGCAAGAGTAATGGTTATGTTTGGACATCAAGTTACAACACCATGAATATTGCTAAGAACGATTACTTCATCGGTGCTTCTGATGGCAAGTTCAAGGCTTATTCTGCAAATTCTGGAACAGTCAAAGGCTTCCGCGGCTTCCTGAAAGCTAATCTTCCTGCAGGAGCAAAACCTGTGATGTTGAGCATCAGTACCAGTAGCATTACTGATGGTAACGATGGCGAAACAACAGGCATTGAAGACTTGATTATCACTACTGATGGTGAATTGATGCCTGCTAATAGCAGAGTATATAATATCAATGGTCAGCTGGTAAGTGAGGATGCAAGTAGCTTCCAATCATTACCAAGTGGTATTTATATCATTAATGGTAAGAAATATATTAAGTAA